In Streptomyces qaidamensis, one DNA window encodes the following:
- a CDS encoding ABC transporter ATP-binding protein, producing MSTGTEKSTSGLNHQGSTVNRLSAENVTLAYDQRVIAEQLSVEIPDNSFTVIVGPNACGKSTLLRALSRMLKPSEGRVLLDGQVIQSMPAKKVARTLGLLPQSSIAPDGITVADLVGRGRYPHQGILRQWSADDERVVQESMRQTGVAELGDRYVDELSGGQRQRVWIAMALAQQTPLLLLDEPTTYLDIQHQIDVLDLCAELHEEQGRTLVAVLHDLNHAARYATHLIALREGRVIAEGAPKDIVTAGLVEEVFGLRCQVIDDPETGTPLVVPAARKARAGHTGGKVAATGAS from the coding sequence ATGAGCACCGGGACGGAGAAGAGCACCAGCGGACTGAACCACCAAGGGAGCACCGTGAATCGTCTGTCCGCCGAGAACGTCACCCTCGCCTACGACCAACGGGTCATCGCGGAGCAGTTGTCGGTGGAGATACCCGACAACTCCTTCACCGTGATCGTGGGCCCCAACGCGTGCGGCAAGTCGACGCTGCTGCGGGCGCTGTCGCGGATGCTCAAGCCGAGCGAGGGCCGGGTGCTGCTCGACGGGCAGGTCATCCAGTCGATGCCCGCGAAGAAGGTCGCGCGGACCCTCGGTCTGCTGCCCCAGTCGTCCATCGCGCCCGACGGCATCACGGTCGCCGACCTCGTCGGCCGCGGCCGCTACCCGCACCAGGGCATCCTGCGCCAGTGGTCCGCGGACGACGAGCGGGTCGTCCAGGAGTCCATGCGGCAGACCGGCGTGGCCGAACTCGGCGACCGCTACGTCGACGAACTCTCGGGCGGCCAGCGCCAGCGCGTGTGGATCGCCATGGCGCTCGCCCAGCAGACGCCGCTGCTCCTCTTGGACGAGCCGACGACGTACCTGGACATCCAGCACCAGATCGACGTACTGGACCTGTGCGCGGAGCTGCACGAGGAGCAGGGGCGCACGCTCGTCGCCGTGCTGCACGACCTGAACCACGCCGCCCGCTACGCCACCCACCTCATCGCCCTGCGCGAGGGCCGGGTCATCGCCGAGGGCGCGCCGAAGGACATCGTCACGGCCGGACTGGTCGAGGAGGTCTTCGGGCTGCGCTGCCAGGTCATCGACGACCCGGAGACGGGCACACCGCTGGTCGTCCCGGCGGCCCGCAAGGCCCGCGCCGGGCACACGGGCGGGAAGGTCGCGGCTACAGGAGCTTCCTGA
- a CDS encoding glycosyltransferase family 4 protein, producing the protein MTPVSSHSPHGQLPLRTVQVLGGGNAASSAHVRSLAAGLVARGVKVTVCAPYGADSAYDFSGVGADHVHVPRSSDPVSVAALRAACANADLVHAHGLHASFRTVLALSGRRVRTPLVVTWHDRAHADGARAHMLRVLERRVVKAATVVLGTTSALVDRARVTGARDARLAAVALPGPRRPREPDDPDRRRPKVRAELGAIGRPLLMAVGSLERHRGYDVLLDAARAWRRLDPVPLVVIAGEGPLRGELQARIEEEGLPVRLIGRREDITDLLAAADLALLPSRWEARSVLAQEALHARVPLVATEVGGVPELVGDAAELVPYGDAKALADAVVRLLGDRARRELLADRGARQAATWPTEDETVAQVLSVYDELTQPRPLP; encoded by the coding sequence GTGACCCCCGTGAGCAGCCACTCACCGCATGGCCAGTTGCCGCTGCGCACCGTGCAGGTGCTGGGCGGAGGCAATGCCGCCAGCAGTGCGCATGTGCGCTCGCTGGCCGCGGGGCTCGTCGCGCGGGGCGTGAAAGTCACGGTGTGCGCCCCCTACGGGGCCGATAGCGCCTATGACTTCAGCGGTGTCGGGGCCGACCACGTGCACGTGCCGCGCAGCAGTGATCCGGTGTCGGTGGCCGCGCTGCGGGCGGCCTGCGCCAACGCCGATCTGGTGCACGCGCACGGGCTGCACGCCTCCTTCCGCACCGTGCTCGCCCTCAGCGGGCGCCGCGTGCGTACTCCGCTGGTGGTGACGTGGCACGACCGGGCGCACGCCGACGGCGCGCGTGCCCACATGCTGCGCGTGCTGGAGCGAAGGGTCGTGAAGGCGGCCACGGTGGTGCTGGGGACGACCTCGGCGCTCGTGGACCGGGCCCGGGTCACCGGCGCGCGGGACGCCCGGCTCGCGGCCGTCGCGCTGCCCGGTCCCCGCAGGCCCCGCGAGCCCGACGACCCCGACCGGCGACGGCCCAAGGTGCGCGCCGAACTCGGCGCCATCGGACGGCCGTTGCTGATGGCCGTCGGCTCCCTGGAACGCCACCGTGGATACGACGTGCTGCTGGACGCCGCGCGCGCCTGGCGCCGCCTCGATCCGGTGCCGCTGGTCGTGATCGCCGGAGAGGGCCCGCTGCGCGGTGAACTCCAGGCGCGGATCGAGGAGGAGGGGCTGCCGGTCCGGCTCATCGGGCGGCGCGAGGACATCACCGACTTGCTCGCCGCGGCCGACCTCGCCCTGCTGCCGAGCCGTTGGGAGGCGCGCTCCGTCCTCGCCCAGGAGGCCCTGCACGCACGCGTGCCGCTCGTCGCGACGGAGGTCGGCGGCGTCCCCGAACTCGTCGGTGACGCGGCCGAACTCGTCCCGTACGGGGACGCGAAGGCCCTCGCCGACGCCGTCGTGCGGTTGCTCGGCGACCGGGCACGCCGGGAACTGCTGGCGGACAGGGGAGCCCGGCAGGCCGCCACCTGGCCGACCGAGGACGAGACGGTCGCCCAGGTGCTCAGCGTGTACGACGAGTTGACCCAGCCCCGTCCCCTTCCGTAG
- a CDS encoding FecCD family ABC transporter permease — translation MLVESPPEQRAETAPAPPTRRAVRAFGLLLAVAILVLVALASIAIGAKELSLGQVWHGLFEDSGTYGDVVVAERLSRTVLGLLAGAALGLAGAVLQALTRNPLADPGLLGINAGASAAVVTAITYFGVTSLSGYVWFAFFGAAAVGALVWFLGGSRGATPVRLALAGTAISAALYGYLQAVMIMDEAALGKMRFWTVGSLSSATDSTITQVLPFLLTGTVLALALARPLNAMAMGDDTAKALGADLNRTRALSMLAATVLCGAATAACGPIVFVGLMVPHVVRSFTGPDLRWILPYAAILSPVLLLGADVIGRIVARPSELQVGIVTAILGGPVFIFLVRRRRTAQL, via the coding sequence GTGTTGGTCGAGAGTCCCCCTGAACAGCGCGCGGAGACCGCCCCCGCGCCCCCGACCCGACGGGCGGTGCGAGCCTTCGGTCTGCTCCTGGCCGTCGCGATCCTGGTGCTCGTCGCGCTGGCGAGTATCGCGATCGGTGCGAAAGAGCTGTCCCTCGGTCAGGTCTGGCACGGCCTGTTCGAGGACTCGGGGACCTATGGGGACGTCGTCGTGGCGGAGCGGCTGTCGCGGACCGTGCTCGGGCTGCTCGCGGGCGCCGCGCTCGGCCTGGCCGGGGCGGTCCTGCAAGCGCTCACGCGCAACCCGCTGGCCGACCCCGGTCTGCTCGGCATCAATGCCGGTGCCTCCGCAGCGGTCGTCACGGCCATCACGTACTTCGGGGTCACCTCGCTCAGCGGCTACGTGTGGTTCGCGTTCTTCGGCGCTGCCGCGGTCGGGGCGCTGGTGTGGTTCCTCGGCGGCAGCCGGGGTGCGACGCCGGTGCGGCTCGCGCTCGCCGGCACGGCCATCAGCGCCGCGCTGTACGGCTACCTCCAGGCCGTGATGATCATGGACGAGGCGGCGCTCGGCAAGATGCGCTTCTGGACGGTCGGTTCGCTGTCCTCGGCGACCGACTCGACCATCACGCAGGTCCTGCCGTTCCTGCTGACCGGTACGGTCCTGGCGCTGGCGCTCGCCCGGCCGCTCAACGCGATGGCCATGGGCGACGACACCGCCAAGGCCCTCGGCGCCGACCTCAACCGGACGCGGGCGCTGTCGATGCTGGCCGCGACCGTGCTGTGCGGGGCCGCGACCGCCGCGTGCGGGCCGATCGTGTTCGTCGGGCTGATGGTGCCGCATGTGGTGCGTTCCTTCACCGGGCCCGACCTGCGCTGGATCCTGCCGTACGCGGCGATCCTGTCGCCCGTGCTGCTGCTCGGGGCCGATGTCATCGGCCGGATCGTGGCCCGGCCCTCGGAGCTCCAGGTGGGCATCGTCACCGCGATCCTCGGCGGCCCGGTGTTCATCTTTCTCGTACGACGGCGGAGGACGGCGCAGCTGTGA
- a CDS encoding DUF1015 domain-containing protein yields the protein MNTAGHSEATAHRGLELTPFRGLRYDPDRVGSLAAVTSPPYDVVVRPDGLHHLEAADPHNIVRLILPQAATPSARNEQAADTLRRWLSEGVLTTDPEPGLYVYEQRDGDGMLQRGIIGALRVSDPAEQVVLPHEDVMPHIVADRAALMRATSANLEPLLLTYRGDDATAATADLIERTVEQSPLLATTTEDGFHHRLWSVTSPEDLTAIQTGLGRHQALIADGHHRWATYRRLRAEHPSPSPWDHGLVLLVDTARYPLRVRAIHRLLHDLPVGDAVAALEGHFRVRRLEVPLPEALDTLADAACTGNAFLLAGDGAFHLVDHPDPDLLTRTIPADRPEAWRTLDATVLHATLLEHVWRISEDSPAHVAYIHDTAATVEKAERDGGTAVLMHPVREEVVRELARQGVTMPRKSTSFGPKPATGLVLRALDL from the coding sequence ATGAATACAGCAGGTCACTCGGAGGCAACGGCGCACCGAGGCCTGGAACTCACCCCGTTCCGAGGCCTTCGTTACGACCCCGACCGGGTCGGCAGCCTTGCCGCCGTCACATCTCCGCCGTACGACGTCGTGGTACGCCCCGACGGCCTGCACCACCTCGAGGCGGCCGACCCGCACAACATCGTCCGGCTGATCCTCCCCCAGGCCGCCACGCCCAGCGCCCGCAACGAACAGGCCGCCGACACCCTGCGCCGCTGGCTGTCCGAGGGCGTCCTGACCACCGACCCGGAACCGGGGCTCTACGTCTACGAGCAGCGCGACGGCGACGGCATGCTGCAGCGCGGCATCATCGGCGCCCTGCGCGTGTCCGACCCCGCCGAGCAGGTGGTGCTGCCGCACGAGGACGTCATGCCGCACATCGTCGCCGACCGCGCCGCCCTCATGCGCGCCACCTCGGCCAACCTCGAACCCCTCCTGCTCACCTACCGGGGGGACGACGCGACGGCCGCCACGGCCGACCTGATCGAGCGCACCGTCGAACAGTCTCCGCTCCTCGCCACCACCACGGAGGACGGCTTCCACCACCGCCTGTGGTCGGTCACCTCTCCCGAGGACCTGACCGCGATCCAGACCGGCCTCGGCCGACACCAGGCCCTCATCGCCGACGGCCACCACCGCTGGGCGACCTACCGCCGCCTCCGCGCCGAGCACCCCTCGCCCAGCCCTTGGGACCACGGCTTGGTCCTCCTCGTCGACACGGCCCGCTATCCCCTCCGGGTGCGCGCCATCCACCGTCTCCTGCACGACCTGCCGGTCGGCGACGCCGTGGCCGCCCTGGAGGGCCACTTCCGCGTACGCCGCCTCGAAGTCCCGCTGCCCGAGGCCCTGGACACGCTGGCCGACGCGGCCTGCACCGGCAACGCGTTCCTGCTGGCCGGCGACGGCGCCTTCCACCTCGTCGACCATCCGGACCCCGACCTGCTGACCCGCACGATCCCCGCCGACCGCCCCGAGGCCTGGCGCACCCTGGACGCGACGGTCCTGCACGCCACGCTCCTGGAGCACGTGTGGCGCATCTCCGAGGACTCCCCCGCCCACGTCGCCTACATCCACGACACGGCGGCCACGGTGGAGAAGGCGGAACGCGACGGCGGAACGGCCGTTCTGATGCACCCGGTCCGCGAGGAGGTCGTCCGCGAACTGGCCCGCCAGGGCGTGACGATGCCCCGCAAGTCGACGTCGTTCGGCCCGAAACCGGCGACGGGCCTGGTGCTGCGGGCGCTGGACCTCTGA
- a CDS encoding FecCD family ABC transporter permease, which yields MKTTNRAVRTPGGLSLRLDVRAVTVVLLLIVAALVAGVVLIGTGDFPIPAADVLRTLAGEGNPGQEFIVNELRLPRVLVGLLVGASLGLGGALFQAISRNPLGSPDVLGLGQGATAGALVVIVLGSGSANEVAAGALVGGLATGLAIYVLAWKRGVHGYRLVLVGIGVSAIVTAVNGYLLTKSDIVDAARAVVWMTGSLDGRDWDQVWPLLALTAVLVPLVLVNARGLRMMEMGDDVSYALGVRVERVRLLLMVAAVLLTASATAAAGPVSFVALTAPQLARRLTRSPGPNLLPSLCMGAALLVVADWVSQRAFGAEQLPVGVVTGVLGGVYLLWLLVSERRAGRI from the coding sequence GTGAAGACCACCAACCGTGCCGTGCGGACCCCGGGCGGGCTCTCGTTGCGCCTGGACGTGCGGGCCGTCACCGTCGTGCTCCTGCTGATCGTCGCGGCGCTCGTGGCGGGCGTCGTGCTCATCGGTACCGGCGACTTCCCGATCCCGGCCGCCGACGTGCTGCGGACGCTGGCAGGCGAGGGCAACCCGGGCCAGGAGTTCATCGTCAACGAGCTGCGGCTGCCGCGGGTCCTGGTCGGGCTGCTGGTCGGCGCCTCGCTCGGACTCGGCGGGGCCCTGTTCCAGGCCATCTCCCGCAATCCGCTGGGCAGTCCGGACGTGCTGGGTCTCGGGCAGGGGGCGACGGCCGGCGCGCTCGTGGTGATCGTGCTGGGCTCCGGGAGCGCCAACGAGGTCGCGGCCGGGGCGCTGGTGGGCGGCCTGGCGACCGGGCTCGCCATCTATGTGCTCGCCTGGAAGCGGGGGGTGCACGGCTACCGGCTGGTCCTGGTCGGTATCGGCGTCTCCGCGATCGTCACGGCGGTCAACGGCTACCTGCTCACCAAGTCAGACATCGTGGACGCGGCCCGCGCGGTCGTGTGGATGACCGGGTCCCTCGACGGCCGGGACTGGGACCAGGTGTGGCCGCTGCTCGCGCTGACCGCCGTACTGGTGCCGCTCGTCCTCGTCAACGCGCGCGGGCTGCGGATGATGGAGATGGGTGACGACGTGTCGTACGCCCTCGGGGTGCGGGTCGAGCGCGTACGGCTGCTGCTCATGGTGGCGGCCGTGCTGCTCACCGCGTCCGCCACCGCCGCGGCCGGTCCCGTCAGCTTCGTCGCGCTCACCGCGCCGCAGCTGGCCCGGCGCCTGACCCGCTCGCCCGGGCCGAACCTGCTGCCCTCGCTGTGCATGGGCGCCGCCCTGCTGGTCGTCGCCGACTGGGTCTCACAGCGGGCGTTCGGCGCCGAGCAGCTGCCCGTGGGCGTGGTCACCGGTGTGCTCGGCGGGGTCTACCTGCTGTGGCTGCTGGTCAGCGAGCGCAGGGCGGGCCGGATATGA
- a CDS encoding NAD kinase, whose translation MTENRARTVFLLAHTGRPAAVRSAELVVKGLLRSGLGVRVLEAEARDLPLPAEVELVKEATPQCLDGCELLIVLGGDGTLLRGAEFARASGVPMLGVNLGRVGFLAEAERDDLDKVVDRVVTKAYEVEERMTVDVVVHRNGDIVHTDWALNEAAVQKVSAERMLEIVLEIDGRPVTGFGCDGIVCATPTGSTAYAFSAGGPVVWPEVEALLMVPISAHALFAKPLVTSPDSVLAVEVLPHIPPGVLWCDGRRTVELPPGARVEVRRGAVPVRLARLHHASFTDRLVAKFALPVSGWRGAPH comes from the coding sequence TTGACCGAGAACCGAGCTCGTACTGTTTTCCTGCTCGCCCACACGGGGCGGCCCGCCGCCGTGCGCAGTGCCGAGCTCGTGGTGAAGGGGCTGCTGCGCTCCGGTCTGGGCGTGCGCGTCCTGGAGGCCGAGGCGCGTGACCTGCCGCTGCCGGCCGAGGTGGAGCTGGTCAAGGAGGCCACTCCGCAGTGCCTCGACGGCTGTGAGCTGCTCATCGTGCTGGGCGGCGACGGCACGCTGCTGCGCGGTGCCGAGTTCGCCCGGGCGTCGGGTGTGCCGATGCTGGGCGTCAACCTCGGGCGCGTCGGGTTCCTCGCGGAGGCCGAGCGGGACGACCTCGACAAGGTCGTCGACCGGGTGGTGACCAAGGCGTACGAGGTCGAGGAGCGGATGACCGTCGACGTCGTCGTGCACCGCAACGGGGACATCGTGCACACGGACTGGGCGCTGAACGAGGCGGCCGTGCAGAAGGTGTCCGCCGAGCGGATGCTGGAGATCGTCCTGGAGATCGACGGGCGGCCGGTGACGGGGTTCGGCTGCGACGGGATCGTGTGTGCGACGCCCACGGGGTCGACGGCGTACGCGTTCTCCGCGGGCGGGCCGGTGGTGTGGCCGGAGGTCGAGGCGCTGCTGATGGTGCCGATCTCCGCGCACGCGCTGTTCGCGAAGCCGCTCGTGACATCGCCGGATTCTGTGTTGGCTGTGGAGGTTCTGCCCCACATTCCGCCGGGTGTGCTGTGGTGTGACGGGCGGCGGACCGTGGAGCTGCCGCCGGGGGCGAGGGTCGAGGTGCGGCGGGGGGCGGTGCCGGTTCGGCTGGCCCGGCTGCATCACGCGTCGTTCACGGACCGGCTGGTGGCCAAGTTCGCGCTGCCTGTTTCCGGGTGGCGGGGGGCTCCTCACTAG
- a CDS encoding TlyA family RNA methyltransferase: MAGVARRRLDAELVRRKLARSREHAAQLIAAGRVSVGKTVATKPATQVETAAAIVVAEDDSDPDYVSRGGHKLAGALAVFGPQGLAVEGRRALDAGASTGGFTDVLLRAGAAHVVAVDVGYGQLAWSLQKDERVTVKDRTNVRELTLEAIDGEPVDLVVGDLSFIPLGLVLPALTRCVKPDADLVMMVKPQFEVGKERLGSGGVVRSTQLRAEAVRGVAEKAWGRGLGVKGVTASPLPGPSGNVEYFLWLRSGAPELDPAEADRAVAEGPC, translated from the coding sequence GTGGCAGGAGTCGCACGACGCCGTCTGGATGCGGAGCTGGTCCGCCGGAAGCTCGCGCGCTCGCGCGAGCACGCCGCGCAGCTGATCGCCGCGGGGCGGGTCTCCGTCGGCAAGACCGTCGCGACCAAACCCGCCACGCAGGTGGAGACCGCGGCCGCGATCGTGGTGGCCGAGGACGACAGCGACCCCGACTACGTCTCGCGCGGCGGCCACAAGCTGGCCGGGGCGCTCGCCGTGTTCGGTCCGCAGGGGCTGGCCGTGGAGGGGCGCAGGGCGCTCGACGCGGGCGCCTCCACCGGCGGTTTCACCGATGTCCTGCTGCGGGCGGGCGCCGCGCACGTCGTCGCCGTGGACGTCGGATACGGACAACTCGCGTGGTCCCTGCAGAAGGATGAACGCGTCACCGTCAAGGACCGTACGAACGTACGCGAGTTGACGCTTGAAGCGATCGATGGGGAGCCAGTGGATCTTGTTGTGGGGGATCTGTCCTTCATCCCGCTCGGGCTGGTCCTGCCCGCTCTGACGCGGTGCGTGAAGCCGGACGCCGACCTGGTGATGATGGTCAAGCCGCAGTTCGAGGTCGGGAAGGAGCGCCTCGGGAGCGGGGGAGTGGTACGCAGCACCCAGCTGCGGGCCGAGGCGGTGCGGGGGGTGGCCGAGAAGGCCTGGGGGCGGGGGCTCGGGGTGAAGGGCGTGACGGCCAGTCCGCTGCCCGGGCCGTCGGGGAATGTCGAATACTTTCTGTGGCTGCGGTCCGGGGCACCGGAACTGGACCCGGCCGAGGCAGACCGTGCAGTGGCGGAGGGGCCGTGTTGA
- the recN gene encoding DNA repair protein RecN produces the protein MRIRSLGVIDDAVVELSPGFTAVTGETGAGKTMVVTSLGLLLGGRADPALVRIGAGKAVVEGRITVPRGAAVAVRAEEAGAELDDGALLVSRTVSAEGRSRAHLGGRSVPVGVLAELADELVAVHGQTDQQGLLKLSRQRQALDRYAGDAVAGPLAKYGEAYKRLRAVAAELDEITTRARERAQEADLLRFGLDEIAAVEPRAGEDAELAEEAERLGHAEALASAAAVAHAGLAGNPEDPEGVDAGTLVAGAQRALDAVRSHDPALAALADRIGEIGILLRDAAGDLAGYADDLDADPLRLAAVEERRAALTGLTRKYGEDIATVLAWAEQSAARLTELDGDDGRIGELTAERDALRSELGGLAQALTDARTEAAERFAAAVTAELASLAMPHARVSFDIRQTEDPEGVEVGGRPVAYGPAGADEVELLLAPHPGAPPRPIAKGASGGELSRVMLAVEVVFAGTDPVPTYLFDEVDAGVGGKAAVEIGRRLARLAKTAQVVVVTHLPQVAAFADRQLLVEKTNDGSVTRSGVKVLEGEDRVRELSRMLAGQEDSETARAHAEELLAAARADG, from the coding sequence ATGCGGATACGGTCGCTGGGCGTGATCGACGATGCTGTCGTCGAGCTGTCGCCCGGGTTCACCGCGGTCACCGGTGAGACGGGTGCGGGCAAGACCATGGTGGTCACCAGCCTGGGGTTGCTGCTGGGCGGGCGGGCCGACCCGGCGCTCGTGCGGATCGGGGCCGGCAAGGCCGTCGTGGAGGGGCGGATCACCGTCCCCCGGGGCGCCGCGGTCGCCGTACGCGCCGAGGAGGCCGGGGCCGAGCTCGACGACGGGGCCCTGCTGGTCAGCCGTACCGTTTCCGCCGAGGGGCGCTCACGGGCGCACCTGGGCGGGCGCAGTGTGCCCGTGGGCGTGCTGGCCGAGCTCGCCGACGAGCTGGTGGCCGTGCACGGGCAGACCGACCAGCAGGGGCTGCTCAAGCTGTCCCGGCAGCGTCAGGCGCTCGACCGGTACGCGGGCGACGCGGTCGCCGGGCCGCTGGCCAAATACGGCGAGGCGTACAAGCGGCTGCGGGCCGTCGCCGCCGAGCTCGACGAGATCACCACCCGGGCCCGTGAGCGGGCTCAGGAGGCCGATCTGCTGCGCTTCGGGCTCGACGAGATCGCCGCCGTGGAACCCCGCGCGGGTGAGGACGCGGAGCTGGCCGAGGAGGCCGAGCGGCTCGGGCACGCCGAGGCGCTGGCGTCCGCCGCCGCGGTCGCGCACGCCGGCCTCGCGGGCAACCCCGAGGACCCGGAGGGCGTCGACGCCGGGACGCTCGTCGCGGGCGCGCAGCGGGCCCTGGACGCCGTACGGTCGCACGACCCGGCGCTGGCGGCACTCGCCGACCGCATCGGGGAGATCGGGATCCTGCTGCGGGACGCGGCCGGCGACCTGGCGGGGTACGCCGATGATCTGGACGCCGATCCGCTGCGGCTGGCGGCCGTCGAGGAGCGGCGAGCCGCGCTGACCGGGCTGACGCGCAAGTACGGCGAGGACATCGCCACCGTGCTGGCCTGGGCCGAGCAGAGCGCTGCCCGGCTGACCGAACTGGACGGCGACGACGGGCGGATCGGGGAGCTGACCGCCGAGCGGGACGCGCTGCGGTCCGAGCTGGGCGGGCTGGCGCAGGCGCTGACGGACGCCCGGACGGAGGCCGCCGAGCGGTTCGCCGCCGCCGTGACCGCCGAGCTGGCCTCCCTCGCCATGCCGCACGCGCGGGTGTCCTTCGACATCCGGCAGACCGAGGATCCGGAGGGCGTCGAGGTCGGCGGGCGTCCGGTCGCCTACGGTCCCGCGGGCGCCGACGAGGTCGAGCTGCTGCTCGCCCCGCACCCGGGGGCGCCGCCGCGGCCGATCGCCAAGGGCGCGTCCGGCGGTGAACTGTCGCGGGTGATGCTGGCCGTTGAGGTCGTGTTCGCGGGGACGGACCCGGTGCCGACGTACCTCTTCGACGAGGTCGACGCCGGGGTCGGCGGCAAGGCGGCGGTCGAGATCGGCCGGCGGCTCGCACGCCTGGCGAAGACCGCGCAGGTCGTGGTCGTGACGCATCTGCCCCAGGTGGCCGCCTTCGCCGACCGGCAGCTGCTGGTCGAGAAGACCAACGACGGGTCGGTGACCCGATCCGGCGTCAAGGTCCTCGAAGGCGAGGACCGGGTCAGGGAGCTGTCCCGCATGCTCGCCGGGCAGGAGGACTCCGAGACGGCCCGCGCGCACGCGGAGGAGCTGCTGGCGGCGGCCCGGGCGGACGGTTAG
- a CDS encoding tetratricopeptide repeat protein, whose translation MPIPEDVTGDEIDKDVRQELQSLPKTLAEDVARNLVMVARLLDEDPEGAYGYSRVALRLASRVAAVREAAGFAAYANQKYGEALAEFRAAKRMTGNIDLWPVMADCERGLGRPEKALDMAGAPEVHKLDKAGQVEMRLVAAGARRDLGQLDAAIVTLQSPELAANSVQPWTARLRYAYADALLAAGRESEAREWFAKAVEADRDGSTDASDRLAELDGVEFVDAMAEDADDEVQAPASSEASKDEDEDKDEDTDDDQDDKD comes from the coding sequence CTGCCGATCCCCGAGGACGTCACCGGCGACGAGATCGACAAGGACGTGCGGCAGGAGCTGCAGAGCCTGCCCAAGACGCTCGCGGAGGATGTCGCCAGGAACCTGGTGATGGTCGCGCGGCTCCTCGACGAGGACCCCGAGGGTGCGTACGGCTACTCCAGGGTGGCGCTGCGGCTGGCCTCGCGTGTCGCCGCCGTGCGGGAGGCCGCCGGGTTCGCCGCCTACGCCAACCAGAAGTACGGCGAGGCGCTGGCCGAGTTCCGGGCCGCCAAGCGGATGACCGGGAACATCGACCTGTGGCCCGTCATGGCCGACTGCGAGCGAGGGCTCGGGCGGCCGGAGAAGGCGCTGGACATGGCCGGGGCGCCCGAGGTGCACAAGCTCGACAAGGCGGGGCAGGTCGAGATGCGGCTCGTCGCTGCTGGCGCGCGGCGGGACCTGGGGCAGCTGGACGCGGCCATCGTGACGCTGCAGAGCCCGGAGCTGGCCGCGAACTCCGTGCAGCCGTGGACCGCGCGACTGCGGTACGCCTACGCCGACGCACTGCTCGCCGCCGGGCGGGAGAGCGAGGCGCGGGAGTGGTTCGCGAAGGCCGTCGAGGCCGACCGCGACGGCAGCACCGACGCCTCGGACCGGCTTGCCGAGCTGGACGGCGTGGAATTCGTCGACGCCATGGCCGAGGACGCGGACGACGAGGTCCAGGCTCCGGCTTCGTCCGAGGCGAGCAAGGACGAAGACGAGGACAAGGACGAGGACACGGACGACGACCAGGACGACAAGGACTGA
- a CDS encoding HAD hydrolase-like protein codes for MSRSVRTRPEGSGQALSEAYDTALLDLDGVVYAGGSAIAHAVESLARAREGGMRLAYVTNNALRTPDTVAGHLTELGIPTGAEDVITSAQAVARLISEQVPQGARVLVIGGEGLRVALRERGLVPVESADDDPAAVVQGFGGPDLPWGRFAEASYAVARGVPWFASNTDLTIPSGRGIAPGNGAAVEVVRIATGAEPQVAGKPLPPMHRETILRTGAQRPLVVGDRLDTDIEGAFNGDVDSLLVLTGVTDGAQLLAAPVQHRPTYVDADLRGMLGPQPEVAEAGEGGFRCGGWTATAGADRLELDGEGEALDGLRALCAAAWTAAGEGGCELDGGKALARLGI; via the coding sequence ATGAGCCGGAGCGTCAGGACGAGGCCCGAGGGCAGTGGGCAGGCCCTGAGCGAGGCGTACGACACGGCGCTGCTCGATCTGGACGGTGTCGTGTACGCGGGTGGGAGCGCGATCGCGCACGCCGTCGAGTCGCTGGCCCGGGCCCGGGAGGGTGGTATGCGGCTCGCGTACGTCACGAACAACGCGCTGCGGACGCCGGACACCGTGGCCGGGCATCTGACGGAGCTGGGGATACCGACGGGCGCGGAGGACGTCATCACCTCGGCGCAGGCGGTAGCGCGGCTGATCAGTGAGCAGGTGCCGCAGGGCGCCCGGGTGCTGGTGATCGGTGGTGAGGGGTTGCGGGTCGCGCTGCGCGAGCGCGGGCTGGTGCCCGTGGAGTCGGCGGACGACGATCCGGCTGCGGTGGTGCAGGGGTTCGGCGGGCCCGATCTGCCGTGGGGCCGGTTCGCCGAGGCGTCCTACGCGGTCGCCCGGGGTGTGCCGTGGTTCGCGTCCAACACCGACCTGACCATTCCGAGCGGGCGGGGGATCGCGCCGGGCAACGGCGCCGCGGTCGAGGTCGTCCGGATCGCCACGGGTGCCGAGCCGCAGGTGGCGGGCAAGCCGCTGCCGCCGATGCACCGGGAGACGATCCTGCGGACCGGCGCGCAGCGGCCGCTGGTGGTGGGGGACCGGCTGGACACGGACATCGAGGGTGCGTTCAACGGGGACGTGGACTCGCTGCTGGTCCTGACCGGAGTCACCGACGGCGCGCAGCTCCTGGCCGCGCCTGTGCAGCACCGGCCGACGTATGTGGACGCAGATCTGCGCGGGATGCTCGGCCCACAGCCGGAGGTCGCCGAAGCGGGCGAGGGCGGGTTCCGGTGCGGTGGCTGGACGGCGACGGCCGGTGCGGACCGGCTGGAGCTCGACGGGGAGGGTGAGGCTCTGGACGGGCTGCGCGCGTTGTGTGCCGCGGCGTGGACGGCGGCCGGTGAGGGTGGCTGCGAGCTGGACGGGGGGAAGGCGCTGGCGCGGCTTGGCATCTGA